Proteins from a single region of Pungitius pungitius chromosome 4, fPunPun2.1, whole genome shotgun sequence:
- the LOC119194054 gene encoding leukotriene B4 receptor 1-like, whose protein sequence is MNDSAELPSAEKMAPEEFAGGTAVACVILALSFLLGAPGNLLVIWTILKHVKQRSHTVVLILHLAAADLLVLITLPLWIYSLARFWVFGEAACKAMVFMINTCMYSSVFLITLMSVERFVAVRYPFASAGWKRKKALNKVLLALWTAAFLFSIPVIPTQVVEVTDSGEEHCLYRLYTSRTQELVCVLLETLVGYVFPFFILVVCYGCLCSRITKMTFKSKRKSTVLIASVVVVFAVCLTPHHIGNVLSLVILACEDHLPAAAEDLESARSTVVFIAGAMVFISSTVNPILYMFAARSFRSSLRDTGIQKLFHHISSTSPGEGNKELSFVSKRQSNQTNSSQCVSESKVQMDILIKMCENNPS, encoded by the coding sequence ATGAACGACTCGGCTGAGCTGCCTTCTGCGGAGAAAATGGCTCCTGAGGAGTTTGCCGGCGGGACAGCGGTGGCTTGTGTGATCCTGGCCTTGTCCTTCCTGCTGGGGGCTCCGGGGAACCTCCTGGTGATCTGGACTATCCTGAAACACGTCAAGCAGCGCTCCCACACGGTGGTGCTCATCCTGCACCTGGCCGCGGCCGACCTGCTGGTCCTCATCACCCTGCCCCTGTGGATCTACTCCCTGGCCCGCTTCTGGGTGTTCGGCGAGGCCGCCTGCAAAGCCATGGTGTTCATGATCAACACCTGCATGTACAGCAGCGTTTTCCTCATCACCCTGATGAGCGTGGAGCGCTTCGTTGCCGTGCGTTACCCCTTCGCCTCGGCCGGCTGGAAGAGGAAAAAGGCTCTGAATAAGGTTCTGCTGGCTCTGTGGACTGCGGCCTTCTTGTTCAGCATACCTGTCATCCCGACCCAGGTCGTAGAGGTGACGGATTCCGGCGAGGAGCACTGTCTGTACCGCCTGTACACATCTCGGACCCAGGAGCTGGTGTGCGTGCTGCTGGAGACCCTGGTGGGCTACGTATTCCCCTTCTTCATCCTCGTGGTCTGCTACGGCTGCCTGTGCAGCCGGATCACTAAGATGACCTTCAAGTCGAAGCGCAAGTCCACGGTCCTCATCGCCAGCGTGGTGGTGGTGTTCGCCGTCTGCTTGACGCCTCATCACATCGGGAACGTCCTCTCGCTCGTCATCCTGGCCTGTGAGGACCACCTCCCTGCCGCAGCGGAGGATCTGGAGAGCGCCAGGAGCACGGTGGTCTTCATCGCCGGGGCCATGGTCTTCATCAGCAGCACCGTCAACCCCATCCTGTACATGTTCGCGGCTCGCTCCTTCAGGAGCTCCCTGCGGGACACCGGCATCCAGAAGCTCTTCCACCACATCTCCAGCACCTCCCCAGGTGAGGGCAATAAAGAGTTGTCCTTTGTGTCCAAGAGACAGAGCAACCAGACCAACAGCTCTCAGTGCGTGTCAGAGTCAAAAGTTCAAATGgacattttaatcaaaatgtgtgaaaataatCCATCCTGA